Proteins from a single region of Mycobacteriales bacterium:
- a CDS encoding VOC family protein, with amino-acid sequence MAVSLVQIAQHADDLGRSAAFYTDLLGAGPTATYDPPGLVFFDLDGVRLLLDAAAPSALHYYAVADIDATVARLRAAGVPVESEPHVIFSHADPTLGPAGTDEWQAFVRDPAGNLVGLVELRPVTSPTAG; translated from the coding sequence GTGGCCGTGTCGCTCGTCCAGATCGCTCAGCATGCCGACGACCTCGGCCGGTCGGCCGCGTTCTACACCGACCTCCTCGGGGCCGGTCCGACCGCCACGTACGACCCGCCGGGGCTGGTGTTCTTCGACCTCGACGGCGTCCGGCTGCTGCTGGACGCCGCCGCGCCGAGCGCGCTGCACTACTACGCGGTCGCCGACATCGACGCGACCGTCGCGCGGCTGCGGGCCGCCGGCGTCCCGGTCGAGTCCGAGCCGCACGTGATCTTCTCGCACGCGGACCCGACGCTCGGCCCGGCCGGCACCGACGAGTGGCAGGCGTTCGTCCGGGACCCGGCGGGCAACCTGGTCGGGCTGGTCGAGCTGCGCCCGGTCACCAGTCCGACGGCGGGGTGA
- a CDS encoding zinc-dependent alcohol dehydrogenase family protein has protein sequence MRAWVVREPGPVDGGPLELVERDEPEPGPGQVRVRVSTCGVCRTDLHLAEGDLPPKHPAQTPGHEVVGVVDALGPGAVRFAAGQRIGVPWLGGTDGRCRFCRRGQENLCLEPAFTGWDVPGGYAEACLVREEYAYALPDTVSDEQAAPLLCAGIIGYRALRAAAVRPGGALGIYGFGGSAHLAAQLALHEGMRVHVRTRGEANRALALELGADSAGDSADPLPEPLDGAVTFAPAGELVPVALRALDRGGTLAVAGIHLSDVPVLNYDRELFQERRLRSVTANTRADGEEFLRLAARHGLVSTTHPYAFERADDALADLAHGRFAGAAVLHLPG, from the coding sequence ATGCGGGCGTGGGTGGTGCGGGAGCCGGGGCCGGTCGACGGCGGCCCGCTGGAGCTGGTCGAGCGGGACGAGCCCGAGCCGGGACCGGGCCAGGTCCGGGTCCGGGTCAGCACCTGCGGCGTCTGCCGGACCGACCTGCACCTGGCCGAGGGCGACCTGCCGCCGAAGCACCCGGCCCAGACGCCCGGCCACGAGGTCGTCGGTGTGGTCGACGCGCTCGGCCCGGGCGCGGTCCGGTTCGCAGCCGGGCAGCGGATCGGGGTGCCCTGGCTCGGCGGCACCGACGGCCGCTGCCGGTTCTGCCGCCGCGGGCAGGAGAACCTCTGCCTGGAGCCGGCGTTCACCGGCTGGGACGTCCCCGGCGGGTACGCCGAGGCCTGCCTGGTCCGGGAGGAGTACGCGTACGCGCTGCCCGACACCGTCTCCGACGAGCAGGCGGCGCCGCTGCTGTGCGCCGGCATCATCGGCTACCGGGCGCTGCGGGCGGCCGCGGTCCGGCCCGGCGGTGCCCTGGGCATCTACGGCTTCGGCGGCTCGGCCCACCTCGCGGCCCAGCTCGCGCTGCACGAGGGGATGCGGGTGCACGTGCGGACCCGGGGCGAGGCCAACCGCGCGCTCGCGCTGGAGCTCGGCGCGGACTCGGCCGGCGACTCGGCCGACCCGCTGCCCGAGCCGCTGGACGGCGCGGTCACCTTCGCCCCGGCCGGCGAGCTCGTCCCGGTCGCGCTGCGGGCGCTGGACCGCGGCGGCACGCTCGCCGTGGCCGGCATCCACCTCTCCGACGTGCCGGTGCTGAACTACGACCGGGAGCTGTTCCAGGAGCGGCGGCTGCGCAGCGTCACCGCGAACACCCGGGCCGACGGGGAGGAGTTCCTCCGGCTCGCGGCCCGGCACGGGCTCGTCTCCACCACCCACCCGTACGCGTTCGAGCGGGCCGACGACGCCCTGGCCGACCTCGCGCACGGCCGGTTCGCGGGTGCGGCCGTCCTGCACCTGCCCGGCTGA
- a CDS encoding MBL fold metallo-hydrolase → MTDWQEPGAHEVAAGIYRIPLPLPMDGLRAVNVYAVTHGSSVTMIDAGWAIEESRVQLEQSLKRIDLGLADVDRFLVTHVHRDHYTQAVTVRREFGTRISLGIGERGSIEELNGDRPEGQAQVDLLTRYGASAILPELAANGWGGKIDPTFWEPPDDWLTDGQDLPLGDRALRAVHTPGHTQGHLVFADLAAGLLFAGDHVLPHITPSIGFEAKVGDSPLTDYLRSLAAVRAMPDLRLLPAHGPVTESVHERVDELLAHHEDRLAASLAAVRAGAATPYEGAQALGWTRRNRSFAELDAGNQMLAVCETAAHLLVLVAQGRLRRSTVDGVEHFAG, encoded by the coding sequence GTGACCGACTGGCAGGAGCCCGGCGCGCACGAGGTCGCGGCGGGGATCTACCGCATCCCGCTGCCGCTGCCGATGGACGGCCTGCGCGCGGTCAACGTCTACGCGGTGACGCACGGCTCGTCCGTCACGATGATCGACGCCGGCTGGGCCATCGAGGAGTCCCGGGTCCAGCTGGAGCAGTCGCTGAAGCGGATCGACCTCGGGCTGGCCGACGTGGACCGGTTCCTGGTCACGCACGTGCACCGGGACCACTACACCCAGGCCGTCACCGTACGGCGGGAGTTCGGCACCCGGATCAGCCTCGGCATCGGCGAGCGCGGCTCGATCGAGGAGCTCAACGGCGACCGGCCGGAGGGCCAGGCCCAGGTCGACCTGCTGACCCGGTACGGCGCGAGCGCGATCCTGCCGGAGCTGGCCGCGAACGGCTGGGGCGGCAAGATCGATCCCACGTTCTGGGAGCCGCCGGACGACTGGCTGACCGACGGGCAGGACCTGCCGCTGGGCGACCGGGCGCTGCGGGCCGTGCACACGCCCGGGCACACCCAGGGCCACCTCGTGTTCGCCGACCTCGCGGCCGGGCTGCTGTTCGCCGGCGACCACGTGCTGCCGCACATCACCCCCTCGATCGGGTTCGAGGCCAAGGTCGGGGACTCGCCGCTGACGGACTACCTGCGCTCGCTGGCCGCCGTACGGGCCATGCCGGACCTGCGGCTGCTGCCCGCGCACGGGCCGGTCACCGAGTCCGTGCACGAGCGGGTGGACGAGCTGCTGGCCCACCACGAGGACCGGCTGGCGGCCTCGCTGGCCGCGGTGCGGGCCGGCGCGGCCACCCCGTACGAGGGCGCGCAGGCGCTGGGCTGGACCCGGCGCAACCGGTCCTTCGCCGAGCTGGACGCGGGCAACCAGATGCTCGCGGTCTGCGAGACCGCCGCGCACCTGCTCGTGCTGGTCGCCCAGGGCCGGCTGCGCCGGTCCACAGTGGACGGAGTCGAGCACTTCGCCGGCTGA
- a CDS encoding MDR family MFS transporter: MAGTLTGEAPRAGGPQRLDPEFVTLAAVVLTGVLAVVFDTTIVSVALRTLAADLDAPIATIQWVTTGYLLALGIAVPLTGWLLARFGGKRVWLAALALFLAGSVAASLAPTAPALIAARVVQGLGGGLMLPVMQTLLVRAAGGRGLGRATAVIALPALLGPVLGPMLGGLILEHASWRWIFWVNVPFCVAGLLLAWRFMPADAGDRSRRLDLIGLALLSPGVAAVLYGLSRVGVTGGFGAASVLVPLAAGIALLVAFTLYALRARRPLLDLRLFRVRSFSASTGLMFLSGFVLYGALLLIPLYFQDVRGHDALRTGLLLAPQGLGVLASRGLAGSLTDRIGARWIVVAGLLVTAAGTVPFALAGAATSEWVLVVALVVRGAGLGAVTLPIFATAYEGVDRARVADASILTRAAQQVGGSFGGAVLAVVLAGRLAAHPGAGAYQVTFWWTIGFTLAAVVLAFGLPYRRPAP; the protein is encoded by the coding sequence ATGGCTGGGACGCTGACCGGGGAGGCGCCGCGGGCGGGCGGCCCGCAGCGGCTGGACCCGGAGTTCGTCACGCTCGCGGCGGTCGTGCTCACCGGCGTCCTCGCGGTCGTGTTCGACACCACGATCGTCAGCGTGGCGCTGCGGACGCTCGCGGCCGACCTCGACGCGCCGATCGCCACGATCCAGTGGGTCACCACCGGCTACCTGCTCGCGCTCGGCATCGCCGTCCCGCTCACCGGCTGGCTGCTGGCCCGCTTCGGCGGCAAGCGGGTCTGGCTGGCCGCGCTCGCGCTGTTCCTGGCCGGCTCGGTCGCCGCCAGCCTGGCGCCGACCGCACCCGCCCTCATCGCCGCGCGAGTCGTGCAGGGCCTTGGCGGCGGCCTGATGCTGCCGGTGATGCAGACCCTGCTGGTCCGGGCGGCCGGCGGGCGCGGGCTGGGCCGGGCGACCGCGGTGATCGCGCTGCCGGCGCTGCTCGGGCCGGTGCTCGGGCCGATGCTCGGCGGGCTCATCCTCGAGCACGCCTCCTGGCGCTGGATCTTCTGGGTCAACGTCCCGTTCTGCGTCGCCGGGCTGCTGCTGGCCTGGCGGTTCATGCCCGCCGACGCCGGTGACCGGTCCCGCCGGCTGGATCTCATCGGCCTGGCGCTGCTCTCGCCCGGCGTCGCCGCGGTCCTCTACGGCCTGTCCCGGGTCGGCGTGACCGGCGGGTTCGGCGCCGCCTCCGTGCTCGTCCCGCTGGCGGCCGGGATCGCGCTGCTGGTCGCGTTCACGCTCTACGCGCTGCGGGCGCGGCGGCCGCTGCTGGACCTGCGGCTGTTCCGGGTCAGGTCGTTCAGCGCCTCGACCGGGCTGATGTTCCTGTCCGGTTTCGTCCTCTACGGCGCGCTGCTGCTGATCCCGCTCTACTTCCAGGACGTCCGCGGGCACGACGCGCTGCGGACCGGGCTGCTGCTGGCCCCGCAGGGGCTGGGCGTGCTGGCCAGCCGGGGACTGGCCGGCTCGCTGACCGACCGGATCGGGGCCCGCTGGATCGTGGTCGCCGGGCTGCTGGTGACGGCCGCGGGGACGGTCCCGTTCGCGCTGGCCGGCGCCGCCACGAGCGAGTGGGTGCTGGTCGTGGCGCTGGTCGTGCGCGGCGCCGGGCTCGGGGCGGTGACGCTGCCGATCTTCGCCACCGCGTACGAGGGGGTGGACCGGGCCCGGGTCGCGGACGCGAGCATCCTGACCCGGGCGGCCCAGCAGGTCGGCGGGTCCTTCGGCGGGGCCGTGCTCGCGGTGGTGCTGGCCGGGCGGCTGGCGGCCCACCCGGGCGCCGGGGCGTACCAGGTGACGTTCTGGTGGACGATCGGCTTCACGCTGGCCGCGGTCGTGCTCGCGTTCGGCCTGCCGTACCGGCGCCCGGCACCGTGA
- a CDS encoding TetR/AcrR family transcriptional regulator, with the protein MSERTATRRRGAALEDALLTAAWDELTSAGFGRFTMEAVAERARTSTPVLYRRWPDRWDLAVAAVRHYGERNPVAIPDTGSLRGDLIAYLREASVKRAEVAAMFSMRMAEFFDETRSTPAQLREQIIGGRTTVEVVYERAVARGEIDPVILTPRVKTLAFDLLRNELMLTLRPVADEVVLEIVDDIVLPLVRRRS; encoded by the coding sequence ATGAGCGAGCGGACGGCGACCCGCCGGCGCGGGGCCGCGCTGGAGGACGCGCTGCTCACCGCGGCCTGGGACGAGCTGACCAGCGCCGGGTTCGGCCGGTTCACGATGGAGGCGGTGGCCGAACGGGCCCGGACCAGCACGCCCGTGCTCTACCGGCGCTGGCCGGACCGGTGGGACCTGGCCGTCGCCGCCGTCCGGCACTACGGCGAGCGCAACCCCGTCGCGATACCGGACACCGGCAGCCTGCGCGGGGACTTGATCGCCTACCTGCGCGAGGCGTCGGTCAAGCGGGCCGAGGTCGCGGCGATGTTCAGCATGCGGATGGCCGAGTTCTTCGACGAGACCCGGTCCACGCCGGCCCAGCTGCGCGAGCAGATCATCGGCGGCCGGACGACGGTGGAGGTCGTCTACGAGCGGGCCGTCGCCCGCGGTGAGATCGACCCGGTCATCCTCACCCCGCGGGTCAAGACGCTCGCCTTCGACCTGCTCCGCAACGAGCTGATGCTCACCCTGCGGCCGGTCGCGGACGAGGTCGTCCTCGAGATCGTCGACGACATCGTCCTCCCCCTCGTCCGCCGCCGCTCCTGA
- a CDS encoding VOC family protein, whose protein sequence is MTDQRTYPAGVPCWIDTEQPDTDAAQAFYGGLFGWAFTDAMPPEAPGTYLIATLEGRDVAAIGPGTGPPAWNTYVAVTDADATATRAAEWGGTVVDQPEDAGPGGRRATCADPQGAVFRLWQPRRRLGAQLVNAPGSWNFSHLDSTDPAAAEAFYGTLFGWELDPADETGGGALWRQPGYGDHLESTVDPEIRTRQANAPAGFADAIAWLSPATEGTARWQVSFTVADRDESVAAAEKLGGSVVGKPADDAWTRTAVLRDPQGAGFVVSQFTPPSDW, encoded by the coding sequence ATGACGGATCAGCGGACCTATCCCGCCGGTGTCCCCTGCTGGATCGACACCGAGCAGCCCGACACCGACGCGGCCCAGGCCTTCTACGGCGGCCTGTTCGGCTGGGCCTTCACCGACGCGATGCCGCCCGAGGCGCCGGGGACCTACCTCATCGCCACCCTGGAGGGCCGGGACGTGGCCGCCATCGGACCCGGTACGGGCCCGCCGGCCTGGAACACGTACGTCGCCGTGACGGACGCGGACGCGACCGCCACCCGCGCGGCCGAGTGGGGCGGCACGGTGGTGGACCAGCCCGAGGACGCCGGCCCGGGCGGCCGCCGGGCGACCTGCGCCGACCCGCAGGGCGCGGTGTTCCGGCTCTGGCAGCCTCGTCGGCGGCTCGGGGCCCAGCTCGTCAACGCCCCCGGCAGCTGGAACTTCAGCCACCTCGACAGCACCGACCCGGCCGCGGCCGAGGCCTTCTACGGCACGCTGTTCGGCTGGGAGCTCGACCCCGCCGACGAGACGGGCGGGGGCGCGCTCTGGCGGCAGCCCGGCTACGGCGACCACCTGGAGTCCACAGTGGACCCCGAGATCCGGACGCGGCAGGCGAACGCGCCGGCCGGGTTCGCCGACGCGATCGCCTGGCTGTCCCCGGCGACCGAGGGGACCGCGCGCTGGCAGGTCTCCTTCACCGTCGCCGACCGGGACGAGAGCGTGGCCGCGGCCGAGAAGCTCGGCGGCAGCGTGGTCGGCAAGCCCGCCGACGACGCCTGGACCCGGACCGCGGTGCTCCGCGACCCGCAGGGGGCCGGGTTCGTCGTGAGCCAGTTCACCCCGCCGTCGGACTGGTGA
- a CDS encoding aldo/keto reductase, with translation MRYVKLGRTGLDVSPIALGAMTYGEPDRGHPVWSLGEAESRPLIRQAVEAGINFFDTANMYSQGSSEEILGRALAEFADRDDLVIATKVRHPMRTGPNGKGLSRKAILTEIDHSLRRLGVDYVDLYQIHRLDNGTPIEETLQALDDVVRAGKARYLGASSMHAWEFSKALHLQREHGWARFVSMQDHYNLLAREEEREMLPLCADEGVGTIPWSPLARGRLTRPWGEATARSETDPFAGLIYTSPDSDRAIVEAVGKVAADRGVTRAQVALAWLRHNPVVVAPIVGASQASHLADAIASLDLSLTAEEVAALEASYTPRYDFQGISEDAELARISARVGIRPAQ, from the coding sequence GTGCGTTACGTGAAGCTGGGCAGGACCGGTCTGGACGTGTCCCCCATCGCGCTGGGCGCGATGACGTACGGGGAGCCGGATCGGGGGCACCCGGTCTGGTCGCTGGGCGAGGCGGAGAGCCGTCCGCTGATCCGCCAGGCGGTCGAGGCCGGGATCAACTTCTTCGACACCGCGAACATGTACTCGCAGGGTTCCAGCGAGGAGATCCTCGGCCGGGCCCTGGCCGAGTTCGCCGACCGCGACGACCTCGTGATCGCGACCAAGGTGCGGCACCCGATGCGTACCGGCCCGAACGGGAAGGGCCTGTCCCGCAAGGCGATCCTGACCGAGATCGACCACAGCCTGCGCCGGCTCGGCGTCGATTACGTGGACCTCTACCAGATCCACCGGCTGGACAACGGCACCCCGATCGAGGAGACGCTGCAGGCGCTGGACGACGTGGTCCGGGCGGGCAAGGCGCGCTACCTGGGCGCGTCCTCGATGCACGCGTGGGAGTTCAGCAAGGCGCTGCACCTGCAGCGGGAACACGGCTGGGCCCGGTTCGTCTCGATGCAGGACCACTACAACCTGCTCGCCCGCGAGGAGGAGCGGGAGATGTTGCCGCTGTGCGCGGACGAGGGCGTCGGCACGATCCCGTGGAGCCCGCTGGCCCGGGGCCGGCTGACCCGGCCCTGGGGCGAGGCGACCGCGCGCTCGGAGACCGACCCGTTCGCCGGGCTGATCTACACATCACCGGACAGCGACCGGGCGATCGTCGAGGCCGTCGGGAAGGTCGCCGCGGACCGGGGCGTCACCCGGGCCCAGGTCGCGCTGGCCTGGCTGCGGCACAACCCCGTCGTGGTCGCGCCGATCGTGGGCGCGTCCCAGGCGTCGCACCTGGCCGACGCGATCGCCTCGCTGGATCTCTCCCTGACCGCGGAGGAGGTTGCGGCGCTGGAGGCGTCGTACACGCCGAGGTACGACTTCCAGGGCATCTCCGAGGACGCCGAGCTCGCCCGTATCTCCGCCCGGGTCGGGATCCGCCCGGCTCAGTAG
- a CDS encoding MFS transporter: MTGPADRLGSRETGLAARLRRDTGVEDGPRRPDTMPGVGLRSRDAGPADGAHRLDTGPADGPDGPDRPDRPDTGIADGLGSRDTGLAARLRRPGAGLMARVRGSGDGFDRRLIAPMILGAILNPINSSMIAVSLIPIGIAFGAPPAETAWLVSALYLATATGQPVVGKLVDAYGPRRLFLIGTALAGIAGLLGTLAPNLPVLVASRVLLGFGTCAGYPAAMSLIRRESERTGMESPSGILTLLAASSQTIAVVGPTLGGLLIGLGGWRTIFAVNIPLSLAGIALGLLRLPRATAAERQKSTVDIPGIALFAGMLTALLLFLMELRPDRWWLAVLTLAAAAAFGLRELRVPEPFLDLRVLGSNGPLLATYGRNLLTFIVSYAFLYGFTQWLEDGRRLSPSQAGLVLLPMFLTAIVVTTLTGRRKEVRGKLVAGSTAQLVACGLLLLLGPASGVWLLVLIAVIVGIPQGLNSLANQNALYHQADPDRIGSAAGLLRTFTYLGAIVAAAANAAVFPHGADSAGLHHLAVFALVVSGLLLAASLLDRSLRRI, encoded by the coding sequence GTGACCGGACCCGCGGACCGGCTGGGGAGCCGGGAGACCGGGCTCGCCGCCCGGCTGCGCCGGGACACCGGGGTCGAGGACGGGCCGCGGCGCCCGGACACCATGCCGGGGGTCGGGCTGCGGAGCCGGGACGCCGGCCCTGCGGACGGGGCGCACCGCCTAGACACCGGGCCTGCGGACGGCCCGGACGGCCCGGACCGTCCGGACCGTCCGGACACCGGGATCGCGGACGGGTTGGGGAGTCGGGACACCGGGCTCGCGGCACGGCTGCGCCGGCCGGGGGCCGGACTGATGGCGCGGGTGCGGGGATCGGGCGACGGGTTCGACCGCCGGCTGATCGCGCCGATGATCCTGGGCGCGATCCTCAACCCGATCAACTCCTCGATGATCGCGGTCTCCTTGATCCCGATCGGGATCGCGTTCGGGGCACCGCCGGCGGAGACGGCCTGGCTGGTCTCCGCGCTCTACCTCGCCACCGCGACCGGGCAGCCGGTCGTCGGCAAGCTGGTCGACGCCTACGGTCCGCGCCGGCTGTTCCTGATCGGCACCGCGCTGGCCGGGATCGCCGGCCTGCTCGGCACGCTCGCCCCGAACCTGCCCGTGCTGGTGGCCTCCCGGGTGCTGCTCGGCTTCGGCACCTGCGCCGGCTACCCGGCCGCGATGTCGCTGATCCGGCGCGAGTCCGAGCGCACCGGGATGGAGAGCCCGAGCGGCATCCTCACCCTGCTCGCCGCCTCCAGCCAGACCATCGCGGTGGTCGGGCCGACGCTCGGCGGGCTGCTCATCGGGCTGGGCGGCTGGCGGACGATCTTCGCGGTCAACATCCCGCTGTCGCTGGCCGGCATCGCGCTCGGCCTGCTGCGGCTGCCCCGGGCCACCGCGGCCGAACGGCAGAAGTCCACTGTGGACATACCGGGGATCGCGCTGTTCGCCGGGATGCTGACCGCGCTGCTGCTGTTCCTGATGGAGCTGCGGCCGGACCGCTGGTGGCTGGCGGTGCTGACGCTGGCGGCGGCGGCCGCGTTCGGGCTGCGCGAGCTGCGGGTGCCGGAGCCGTTCCTGGACCTGCGGGTGCTCGGCAGCAACGGCCCGCTGCTGGCCACGTACGGGCGGAACCTGCTCACCTTCATCGTGTCGTACGCGTTCCTCTACGGCTTCACCCAGTGGCTGGAGGACGGCCGCCGGCTGTCCCCGTCGCAGGCCGGGCTGGTGCTGTTGCCGATGTTCCTCACCGCGATCGTGGTGACCACGCTGACCGGGCGGCGCAAGGAGGTCCGGGGCAAGCTGGTGGCCGGCAGCACGGCCCAGCTCGTCGCGTGTGGACTGTTGCTGCTGCTCGGCCCGGCCAGCGGGGTCTGGCTGCTGGTGCTCATCGCGGTGATCGTCGGCATCCCGCAGGGCCTGAACAGCCTGGCCAACCAGAACGCGCTCTACCACCAGGCCGACCCGGACCGGATCGGCTCCGCGGCCGGGTTGCTGCGGACCTTCACCTACCTCGGCGCGATCGTGGCCGCGGCTGCCAACGCCGCGGTGTTCCCGCACGGCGCCGACAGCGCCGGCCTGCACCACCTCGCCGTCTTCGCGCTCGTCGTGTCGGGGCTGCTGCTGGCGGCCTCGCTGCTGGACCGCTCCCTGCGCCGGATCTGA
- a CDS encoding MarR family transcriptional regulator yields MAEISEGAVRVAGDLRVLVGRLRRRLREVADVGDLSPSQVSVLSRLEKGGGASASDLAALERVRPQSMAATLAVLDQHGLIRRDADPGDGRRQLVSLTVAGRERVEGTRAAREEWLARALQDRYTDAERRILVDALALLDRLTQP; encoded by the coding sequence ATGGCGGAGATCTCTGAGGGGGCGGTGCGGGTCGCGGGGGACCTGCGGGTGCTGGTGGGGCGGTTGCGGCGGCGGTTGCGGGAGGTCGCCGACGTCGGCGACCTGAGCCCGTCGCAGGTCTCCGTGCTCAGCCGGCTGGAGAAGGGCGGCGGCGCGTCGGCCAGTGACCTGGCCGCGCTGGAGCGGGTCCGGCCGCAGTCGATGGCGGCCACGCTGGCCGTGCTCGACCAGCACGGGTTGATCCGCCGCGACGCCGACCCCGGGGACGGCCGCCGGCAGCTGGTCTCGCTCACGGTCGCCGGCCGGGAACGGGTCGAGGGCACCCGCGCCGCCCGGGAGGAGTGGCTGGCCCGGGCCCTGCAGGACCGCTACACCGACGCCGAGCGGCGCATCCTGGTCGACGCGCTGGCGCTGCTCGACCGCCTGACCCAGCCGTGA